In Cyclopterus lumpus isolate fCycLum1 chromosome 17, fCycLum1.pri, whole genome shotgun sequence, a genomic segment contains:
- the serbp1b gene encoding plasminogen activator inhibitor 1 RNA-binding protein isoform X3, with the protein MPGHLQEGFGCVVTNRFDQLLDDESDPFEILKAAENKKKEGAAAGSAKSAAQAAKQPKKESQKDRKNPLLDKKEESQAPVPLKKEGIRRVGRRPDQQGQPGSQNQGGQGDGRPGDKRPDRRPPRERRFEKPAEDKPEGGGEFSADKPSGDRPPRGRGGGRGGRGGRGRGMGRGEGFDSRGKRDFDRHNGNDKPSQKSEEKRSGSGSHNWGTVKEEVSEAEQTAAPETTPEGEENAPAGSENKLSRENEVEEVKNEGPKEMTLDEWKAMQDKERTKVEFNIRKPNEGADSQWKKGYVLHKSKSEDRPVGALIDVAEPEAEPTPVFNKLGSPDESIDHHFRKPANDITSQLEINFGDLGRPGRGRGGARGGRGGRGGGGGGGGGGGGGGGGGGGSGGGGGGSRPARGGGRPEKASGVSVPNVDDPEAFPALA; encoded by the exons ATGCCCGGACACCTGCAAGAAGGCTTCGGCTGCGTCGTAACCAACCGGTTCGACCAGTTATTGGACGACGAGTCCGACCCGTTCGAGATCCTGAAAGCGGCtgaaaacaagaagaaggagggggcCGCCGCTGGCTCCGCCAAGTCCGCGGCTCAAGCCGCCAAGCAGCCGAAGAAGGAGTCACAGAAGGACCGAAAGAACCCGCTGCTGGACAAGAAGGAGGAGTCCCAGGCTCCGGTTCCACTGAAGAAAGAAG GTATCAGGCGAGTGGGCCGAAGACCAGATCAGCAGGGCCAGCCTGGTTCCCAGAATCAGGGTGGGCAGGGTGACGGGCGACCTGGAGACAAGAGGCCAGACCGGAGACCTCCTCGCGAGCGCCGTTTCGAGAAGCCGGCTGAGGACAAGCCTGAGGGAGGTGGAGAGTTCTCTGCAGACAA GCCTTCTGGAGATCGGCCCCCGAGAGGGCGTGGTGGCGGACGAGGTGGCCGTGGTGGAAGAGGGCGGGGCATGGGCCGAGGTGAAGGCTTTGACTCCCGTGGGAAACGAGACTTTGACAGACACAACGGCAATGACAAACC CAGTCAGAAAAGTGAGGAAAAGCGCAGCGGCAGCGGCTCACACAACTGGGGCACCgtgaaggaggaagtgag TGAGGCTGAACAGACTGCTGCTCCAGAAACGACcccagagggagaggaaaatgCACCTGCCGGCTCTGAGAACAA GCTTTCCAGGGAGAACGAGGTTGAAGAAGTTAAAAACGAAGGCCCCAAAGAGATGACCCTGGACGAGTGGAAGGCCATGCAGGACAAGGAGCGCACCAAGGTGGAGTTCAACATCCGTAAGCCCAACGAGGGAGCCGACAGCCAGTGGAAGAAAGGATACGTGCTGCACAAGTCCAAGAGTGAAGAT AGGCCTGTTGGTGCTTTGATCGACGTCGCAGAGCCGGAAGCAGAGCCGACCCCCGTGTTCAACAAG CTGGGCAGCCCGGATGAGTCCATTGACCACCACTTCCGCAAACCAGCCAACGACATCACATCTCAGCTGGAGATCAACTTTGGAGACCTGGGCCGCCCTGGACGTGGGCGCGGGGGAGCTCGCGGTGGCAGGGGAGGCCGCGGCGGCGgaggcggtggtggtggtggtggtggtggcggcggtggtggtggtggtggtagtggagGCGGCGGGGGAGGCAGCAGGCCAGCACGCGGCGGAGGACGGCCCGAAAAG GCTAGTGGAGTGTCAGTCCCCAATGTGGATGATCCTGAGGCCTTTCCAGCCCTGGCCTAA
- the LOC117746243 gene encoding 3-keto-steroid reductase-like: MEKVVLVTGANSGIGLALCERLLNEDSQLRLCLACRNMQRAEAARAALLTSHSNAHVDLLHLDVGSVQSVLTAAQEVTARYNRIDFLYLNAGIMPNPQVDVKALFKGLFSRNVINMFATAEGLLTQQDQLNSDGLQEVFATNLFGHFLLIRELEPLLCLAGHTSSIVWTSSSNARRSAFSIEDMQHRNGTEPYSSSKYASDMLSLALNRHKNSQGLFSSVICPGLVMTNLTYGILPSFFWTLIMPVMWLIRIFTNTFTLTPYNGAEALHWLFVQNPESLDPRAKYHSLTSGLGTNYTQPRQMDIDEEMSEVLYSKLMELEKVVRKKE, encoded by the exons ATGGAGAAAGTTGTTCTTGTAACCGGCGCCAACAG CGGCATTGGTCTTGCCCTGTGTGAAAGGCTGCTGAATGAGGACAGCCAGCTTCGGCTGTGTCTGGCCTGCAGGAACATGCAGCGGGCCGAGGCCGCCCGAGCCGCCCTCCTGACCTCTCACTCCAACGCACATGTAGACTTACTGCACCTGGACGTGGGCTCTGTGCAGTCAGTGCTCACTGCTGCTCAGGAGGTCACAGCCAG ATACAACAGAATTGACTTTCTGTATCTAAATGCGGGAATTATGCCCAATCCACAAGTAGATGTCAAAGCTTTGTTCAAGGGTTTGTTCTCCAG GAACGTCATCAACATGTTTGCGACAGCAGAGGGTCTCTTGACCCAACAGGACCAGCTCAACTCAGACGGTCTGCAGGAGGTTTTTGCCACCAACCTCTTCGGTCATTTTCTCCTG ATCCGGGAGCTGGAGCCTCTGCTGTGTCTGGCAGGTCACACGTCCTCTATCGTGTGGACCTCCTCGAGTAACGCCCGCCGCTCTGCCTTCAGCATCGAGGACATGCAGCACAGAAATGGGACGGAGCCCTACAGCTCCTCCAAGTACGCATCAGACATGCTCAGCCTGGCACTCAACAGACACAAGAACAGCCAG GGGCTGTTCTCCTCCGTAATATGTCCAGGACTGGTGATGACTAATCTGACCTATGGTAttctcccctccttcttctGGACCCTCATCATGCCTGTCATGTGGCTG ATTAGGATCTTCACCAACACGTTCACGCTCACGCCATACAACGGAGCAGAGGCGCTG CACTGGTTATTTGTACAAAACCCAGAGTCTCTGGATCCAAGAGCAAAGTATCACAGTTTAACGTCAGGACTTGGAACAAACTACACTCAGCCGCGACAG ATGGACATCGATGAGGAAATGTCTGAGGTCCTCTATTCAAAACTTATGGAACTTGAGAAAgtagtgagaaagaaagagtga
- the serbp1b gene encoding plasminogen activator inhibitor 1 RNA-binding protein isoform X6 — MPGHLQEGFGCVVTNRFDQLLDDESDPFEILKAAENKKKEGAAAGSAKSAAQAAKQPKKESQKDRKNPLLDKKEESQAPVPLKKEGIRRVGRRPDQQGQPGSQNQGGQGDGRPGDKRPDRRPPRERRFEKPAEDKPEGGGEFSADKPSGDRPPRGRGGGRGGRGGRGRGMGRGEGFDSRGKRDFDRHNGNDKPSQKSEEKRSGSGSHNWGTVKEEVSEAEQTAAPETTPEGEENAPAGSENKENEVEEVKNEGPKEMTLDEWKAMQDKERTKVEFNIRKPNEGADSQWKKGYVLHKSKSEDRPVGALIDVAEPEAEPTPVFNKLGSPDESIDHHFRKPANDITSQLEINFGDLGRPGRGRGGARGGRGGRGGGGGGGGGGGGGGGGGGGSGGGGGGSRPARGGGRPEKASGVSVPNVDDPEAFPALA, encoded by the exons ATGCCCGGACACCTGCAAGAAGGCTTCGGCTGCGTCGTAACCAACCGGTTCGACCAGTTATTGGACGACGAGTCCGACCCGTTCGAGATCCTGAAAGCGGCtgaaaacaagaagaaggagggggcCGCCGCTGGCTCCGCCAAGTCCGCGGCTCAAGCCGCCAAGCAGCCGAAGAAGGAGTCACAGAAGGACCGAAAGAACCCGCTGCTGGACAAGAAGGAGGAGTCCCAGGCTCCGGTTCCACTGAAGAAAGAAG GTATCAGGCGAGTGGGCCGAAGACCAGATCAGCAGGGCCAGCCTGGTTCCCAGAATCAGGGTGGGCAGGGTGACGGGCGACCTGGAGACAAGAGGCCAGACCGGAGACCTCCTCGCGAGCGCCGTTTCGAGAAGCCGGCTGAGGACAAGCCTGAGGGAGGTGGAGAGTTCTCTGCAGACAA GCCTTCTGGAGATCGGCCCCCGAGAGGGCGTGGTGGCGGACGAGGTGGCCGTGGTGGAAGAGGGCGGGGCATGGGCCGAGGTGAAGGCTTTGACTCCCGTGGGAAACGAGACTTTGACAGACACAACGGCAATGACAAACC CAGTCAGAAAAGTGAGGAAAAGCGCAGCGGCAGCGGCTCACACAACTGGGGCACCgtgaaggaggaagtgag TGAGGCTGAACAGACTGCTGCTCCAGAAACGACcccagagggagaggaaaatgCACCTGCCGGCTCTGAGAACAA GGAGAACGAGGTTGAAGAAGTTAAAAACGAAGGCCCCAAAGAGATGACCCTGGACGAGTGGAAGGCCATGCAGGACAAGGAGCGCACCAAGGTGGAGTTCAACATCCGTAAGCCCAACGAGGGAGCCGACAGCCAGTGGAAGAAAGGATACGTGCTGCACAAGTCCAAGAGTGAAGAT AGGCCTGTTGGTGCTTTGATCGACGTCGCAGAGCCGGAAGCAGAGCCGACCCCCGTGTTCAACAAG CTGGGCAGCCCGGATGAGTCCATTGACCACCACTTCCGCAAACCAGCCAACGACATCACATCTCAGCTGGAGATCAACTTTGGAGACCTGGGCCGCCCTGGACGTGGGCGCGGGGGAGCTCGCGGTGGCAGGGGAGGCCGCGGCGGCGgaggcggtggtggtggtggtggtggtggcggcggtggtggtggtggtggtagtggagGCGGCGGGGGAGGCAGCAGGCCAGCACGCGGCGGAGGACGGCCCGAAAAG GCTAGTGGAGTGTCAGTCCCCAATGTGGATGATCCTGAGGCCTTTCCAGCCCTGGCCTAA
- the serbp1b gene encoding plasminogen activator inhibitor 1 RNA-binding protein isoform X5: protein MPGHLQEGFGCVVTNRFDQLLDDESDPFEILKAAENKKKEGAAAGSAKSAAQAAKQPKKESQKDRKNPLLDKKEESQAPVPLKKEGIRRVGRRPDQQGQPGSQNQGGQGDGRPGDKRPDRRPPRERRFEKPAEDKPEGGGEFSADKPSGDRPPRGRGGGRGGRGGRGRGMGRGEGFDSRGKRDFDRHNGNDKPQKSEEKRSGSGSHNWGTVKEEVSEAEQTAAPETTPEGEENAPAGSENKENEVEEVKNEGPKEMTLDEWKAMQDKERTKVEFNIRKPNEGADSQWKKGYVLHKSKSEDRPVGALIDVAEPEAEPTPVFNKQLGSPDESIDHHFRKPANDITSQLEINFGDLGRPGRGRGGARGGRGGRGGGGGGGGGGGGGGGGGGGSGGGGGGSRPARGGGRPEKASGVSVPNVDDPEAFPALA, encoded by the exons ATGCCCGGACACCTGCAAGAAGGCTTCGGCTGCGTCGTAACCAACCGGTTCGACCAGTTATTGGACGACGAGTCCGACCCGTTCGAGATCCTGAAAGCGGCtgaaaacaagaagaaggagggggcCGCCGCTGGCTCCGCCAAGTCCGCGGCTCAAGCCGCCAAGCAGCCGAAGAAGGAGTCACAGAAGGACCGAAAGAACCCGCTGCTGGACAAGAAGGAGGAGTCCCAGGCTCCGGTTCCACTGAAGAAAGAAG GTATCAGGCGAGTGGGCCGAAGACCAGATCAGCAGGGCCAGCCTGGTTCCCAGAATCAGGGTGGGCAGGGTGACGGGCGACCTGGAGACAAGAGGCCAGACCGGAGACCTCCTCGCGAGCGCCGTTTCGAGAAGCCGGCTGAGGACAAGCCTGAGGGAGGTGGAGAGTTCTCTGCAGACAA GCCTTCTGGAGATCGGCCCCCGAGAGGGCGTGGTGGCGGACGAGGTGGCCGTGGTGGAAGAGGGCGGGGCATGGGCCGAGGTGAAGGCTTTGACTCCCGTGGGAAACGAGACTTTGACAGACACAACGGCAATGACAAACC TCAGAAAAGTGAGGAAAAGCGCAGCGGCAGCGGCTCACACAACTGGGGCACCgtgaaggaggaagtgag TGAGGCTGAACAGACTGCTGCTCCAGAAACGACcccagagggagaggaaaatgCACCTGCCGGCTCTGAGAACAA GGAGAACGAGGTTGAAGAAGTTAAAAACGAAGGCCCCAAAGAGATGACCCTGGACGAGTGGAAGGCCATGCAGGACAAGGAGCGCACCAAGGTGGAGTTCAACATCCGTAAGCCCAACGAGGGAGCCGACAGCCAGTGGAAGAAAGGATACGTGCTGCACAAGTCCAAGAGTGAAGAT AGGCCTGTTGGTGCTTTGATCGACGTCGCAGAGCCGGAAGCAGAGCCGACCCCCGTGTTCAACAAG CAGCTGGGCAGCCCGGATGAGTCCATTGACCACCACTTCCGCAAACCAGCCAACGACATCACATCTCAGCTGGAGATCAACTTTGGAGACCTGGGCCGCCCTGGACGTGGGCGCGGGGGAGCTCGCGGTGGCAGGGGAGGCCGCGGCGGCGgaggcggtggtggtggtggtggtggtggcggcggtggtggtggtggtggtagtggagGCGGCGGGGGAGGCAGCAGGCCAGCACGCGGCGGAGGACGGCCCGAAAAG GCTAGTGGAGTGTCAGTCCCCAATGTGGATGATCCTGAGGCCTTTCCAGCCCTGGCCTAA
- the serbp1b gene encoding plasminogen activator inhibitor 1 RNA-binding protein isoform X4 has translation MPGHLQEGFGCVVTNRFDQLLDDESDPFEILKAAENKKKEGAAAGSAKSAAQAAKQPKKESQKDRKNPLLDKKEESQAPVPLKKEGIRRVGRRPDQQGQPGSQNQGGQGDGRPGDKRPDRRPPRERRFEKPAEDKPEGGGEFSADKPSGDRPPRGRGGGRGGRGGRGRGMGRGEGFDSRGKRDFDRHNGNDKPSQKSEEKRSGSGSHNWGTVKEEVSEAEQTAAPETTPEGEENAPAGSENKENEVEEVKNEGPKEMTLDEWKAMQDKERTKVEFNIRKPNEGADSQWKKGYVLHKSKSEDRPVGALIDVAEPEAEPTPVFNKQLGSPDESIDHHFRKPANDITSQLEINFGDLGRPGRGRGGARGGRGGRGGGGGGGGGGGGGGGGGGGSGGGGGGSRPARGGGRPEKASGVSVPNVDDPEAFPALA, from the exons ATGCCCGGACACCTGCAAGAAGGCTTCGGCTGCGTCGTAACCAACCGGTTCGACCAGTTATTGGACGACGAGTCCGACCCGTTCGAGATCCTGAAAGCGGCtgaaaacaagaagaaggagggggcCGCCGCTGGCTCCGCCAAGTCCGCGGCTCAAGCCGCCAAGCAGCCGAAGAAGGAGTCACAGAAGGACCGAAAGAACCCGCTGCTGGACAAGAAGGAGGAGTCCCAGGCTCCGGTTCCACTGAAGAAAGAAG GTATCAGGCGAGTGGGCCGAAGACCAGATCAGCAGGGCCAGCCTGGTTCCCAGAATCAGGGTGGGCAGGGTGACGGGCGACCTGGAGACAAGAGGCCAGACCGGAGACCTCCTCGCGAGCGCCGTTTCGAGAAGCCGGCTGAGGACAAGCCTGAGGGAGGTGGAGAGTTCTCTGCAGACAA GCCTTCTGGAGATCGGCCCCCGAGAGGGCGTGGTGGCGGACGAGGTGGCCGTGGTGGAAGAGGGCGGGGCATGGGCCGAGGTGAAGGCTTTGACTCCCGTGGGAAACGAGACTTTGACAGACACAACGGCAATGACAAACC CAGTCAGAAAAGTGAGGAAAAGCGCAGCGGCAGCGGCTCACACAACTGGGGCACCgtgaaggaggaagtgag TGAGGCTGAACAGACTGCTGCTCCAGAAACGACcccagagggagaggaaaatgCACCTGCCGGCTCTGAGAACAA GGAGAACGAGGTTGAAGAAGTTAAAAACGAAGGCCCCAAAGAGATGACCCTGGACGAGTGGAAGGCCATGCAGGACAAGGAGCGCACCAAGGTGGAGTTCAACATCCGTAAGCCCAACGAGGGAGCCGACAGCCAGTGGAAGAAAGGATACGTGCTGCACAAGTCCAAGAGTGAAGAT AGGCCTGTTGGTGCTTTGATCGACGTCGCAGAGCCGGAAGCAGAGCCGACCCCCGTGTTCAACAAG CAGCTGGGCAGCCCGGATGAGTCCATTGACCACCACTTCCGCAAACCAGCCAACGACATCACATCTCAGCTGGAGATCAACTTTGGAGACCTGGGCCGCCCTGGACGTGGGCGCGGGGGAGCTCGCGGTGGCAGGGGAGGCCGCGGCGGCGgaggcggtggtggtggtggtggtggtggcggcggtggtggtggtggtggtagtggagGCGGCGGGGGAGGCAGCAGGCCAGCACGCGGCGGAGGACGGCCCGAAAAG GCTAGTGGAGTGTCAGTCCCCAATGTGGATGATCCTGAGGCCTTTCCAGCCCTGGCCTAA
- the serbp1b gene encoding plasminogen activator inhibitor 1 RNA-binding protein isoform X1, producing MPGHLQEGFGCVVTNRFDQLLDDESDPFEILKAAENKKKEGAAAGSAKSAAQAAKQPKKESQKDRKNPLLDKKEESQAPVPLKKEGIRRVGRRPDQQGQPGSQNQGGQGDGRPGDKRPDRRPPRERRFEKPAEDKPEGGGEFSADKPSGDRPPRGRGGGRGGRGGRGRGMGRGEGFDSRGKRDFDRHNGNDKPSQKSEEKRSGSGSHNWGTVKEEVSEAEQTAAPETTPEGEENAPAGSENKLSRENEVEEVKNEGPKEMTLDEWKAMQDKERTKVEFNIRKPNEGADSQWKKGYVLHKSKSEDRPVGALIDVAEPEAEPTPVFNKQLGSPDESIDHHFRKPANDITSQLEINFGDLGRPGRGRGGARGGRGGRGGGGGGGGGGGGGGGGGGGSGGGGGGSRPARGGGRPEKASGVSVPNVDDPEAFPALA from the exons ATGCCCGGACACCTGCAAGAAGGCTTCGGCTGCGTCGTAACCAACCGGTTCGACCAGTTATTGGACGACGAGTCCGACCCGTTCGAGATCCTGAAAGCGGCtgaaaacaagaagaaggagggggcCGCCGCTGGCTCCGCCAAGTCCGCGGCTCAAGCCGCCAAGCAGCCGAAGAAGGAGTCACAGAAGGACCGAAAGAACCCGCTGCTGGACAAGAAGGAGGAGTCCCAGGCTCCGGTTCCACTGAAGAAAGAAG GTATCAGGCGAGTGGGCCGAAGACCAGATCAGCAGGGCCAGCCTGGTTCCCAGAATCAGGGTGGGCAGGGTGACGGGCGACCTGGAGACAAGAGGCCAGACCGGAGACCTCCTCGCGAGCGCCGTTTCGAGAAGCCGGCTGAGGACAAGCCTGAGGGAGGTGGAGAGTTCTCTGCAGACAA GCCTTCTGGAGATCGGCCCCCGAGAGGGCGTGGTGGCGGACGAGGTGGCCGTGGTGGAAGAGGGCGGGGCATGGGCCGAGGTGAAGGCTTTGACTCCCGTGGGAAACGAGACTTTGACAGACACAACGGCAATGACAAACC CAGTCAGAAAAGTGAGGAAAAGCGCAGCGGCAGCGGCTCACACAACTGGGGCACCgtgaaggaggaagtgag TGAGGCTGAACAGACTGCTGCTCCAGAAACGACcccagagggagaggaaaatgCACCTGCCGGCTCTGAGAACAA GCTTTCCAGGGAGAACGAGGTTGAAGAAGTTAAAAACGAAGGCCCCAAAGAGATGACCCTGGACGAGTGGAAGGCCATGCAGGACAAGGAGCGCACCAAGGTGGAGTTCAACATCCGTAAGCCCAACGAGGGAGCCGACAGCCAGTGGAAGAAAGGATACGTGCTGCACAAGTCCAAGAGTGAAGAT AGGCCTGTTGGTGCTTTGATCGACGTCGCAGAGCCGGAAGCAGAGCCGACCCCCGTGTTCAACAAG CAGCTGGGCAGCCCGGATGAGTCCATTGACCACCACTTCCGCAAACCAGCCAACGACATCACATCTCAGCTGGAGATCAACTTTGGAGACCTGGGCCGCCCTGGACGTGGGCGCGGGGGAGCTCGCGGTGGCAGGGGAGGCCGCGGCGGCGgaggcggtggtggtggtggtggtggtggcggcggtggtggtggtggtggtagtggagGCGGCGGGGGAGGCAGCAGGCCAGCACGCGGCGGAGGACGGCCCGAAAAG GCTAGTGGAGTGTCAGTCCCCAATGTGGATGATCCTGAGGCCTTTCCAGCCCTGGCCTAA
- the serbp1b gene encoding plasminogen activator inhibitor 1 RNA-binding protein isoform X2, translating to MPGHLQEGFGCVVTNRFDQLLDDESDPFEILKAAENKKKEGAAAGSAKSAAQAAKQPKKESQKDRKNPLLDKKEESQAPVPLKKEGIRRVGRRPDQQGQPGSQNQGGQGDGRPGDKRPDRRPPRERRFEKPAEDKPEGGGEFSADKPSGDRPPRGRGGGRGGRGGRGRGMGRGEGFDSRGKRDFDRHNGNDKPQKSEEKRSGSGSHNWGTVKEEVSEAEQTAAPETTPEGEENAPAGSENKLSRENEVEEVKNEGPKEMTLDEWKAMQDKERTKVEFNIRKPNEGADSQWKKGYVLHKSKSEDRPVGALIDVAEPEAEPTPVFNKQLGSPDESIDHHFRKPANDITSQLEINFGDLGRPGRGRGGARGGRGGRGGGGGGGGGGGGGGGGGGGSGGGGGGSRPARGGGRPEKASGVSVPNVDDPEAFPALA from the exons ATGCCCGGACACCTGCAAGAAGGCTTCGGCTGCGTCGTAACCAACCGGTTCGACCAGTTATTGGACGACGAGTCCGACCCGTTCGAGATCCTGAAAGCGGCtgaaaacaagaagaaggagggggcCGCCGCTGGCTCCGCCAAGTCCGCGGCTCAAGCCGCCAAGCAGCCGAAGAAGGAGTCACAGAAGGACCGAAAGAACCCGCTGCTGGACAAGAAGGAGGAGTCCCAGGCTCCGGTTCCACTGAAGAAAGAAG GTATCAGGCGAGTGGGCCGAAGACCAGATCAGCAGGGCCAGCCTGGTTCCCAGAATCAGGGTGGGCAGGGTGACGGGCGACCTGGAGACAAGAGGCCAGACCGGAGACCTCCTCGCGAGCGCCGTTTCGAGAAGCCGGCTGAGGACAAGCCTGAGGGAGGTGGAGAGTTCTCTGCAGACAA GCCTTCTGGAGATCGGCCCCCGAGAGGGCGTGGTGGCGGACGAGGTGGCCGTGGTGGAAGAGGGCGGGGCATGGGCCGAGGTGAAGGCTTTGACTCCCGTGGGAAACGAGACTTTGACAGACACAACGGCAATGACAAACC TCAGAAAAGTGAGGAAAAGCGCAGCGGCAGCGGCTCACACAACTGGGGCACCgtgaaggaggaagtgag TGAGGCTGAACAGACTGCTGCTCCAGAAACGACcccagagggagaggaaaatgCACCTGCCGGCTCTGAGAACAA GCTTTCCAGGGAGAACGAGGTTGAAGAAGTTAAAAACGAAGGCCCCAAAGAGATGACCCTGGACGAGTGGAAGGCCATGCAGGACAAGGAGCGCACCAAGGTGGAGTTCAACATCCGTAAGCCCAACGAGGGAGCCGACAGCCAGTGGAAGAAAGGATACGTGCTGCACAAGTCCAAGAGTGAAGAT AGGCCTGTTGGTGCTTTGATCGACGTCGCAGAGCCGGAAGCAGAGCCGACCCCCGTGTTCAACAAG CAGCTGGGCAGCCCGGATGAGTCCATTGACCACCACTTCCGCAAACCAGCCAACGACATCACATCTCAGCTGGAGATCAACTTTGGAGACCTGGGCCGCCCTGGACGTGGGCGCGGGGGAGCTCGCGGTGGCAGGGGAGGCCGCGGCGGCGgaggcggtggtggtggtggtggtggtggcggcggtggtggtggtggtggtagtggagGCGGCGGGGGAGGCAGCAGGCCAGCACGCGGCGGAGGACGGCCCGAAAAG GCTAGTGGAGTGTCAGTCCCCAATGTGGATGATCCTGAGGCCTTTCCAGCCCTGGCCTAA